The DNA sequence tttacttttctgtATAATGTAATCCTATAATATTGTTCCTCGGCATCTCTAAGCTGGAGCCATTGCATTACCTAAtaggttttttctttatttcctaCTTCTTAGATTGCTTCTTTCCCCATTTGTGTTATTACAATCTATAACTACTTTCGCTACGTACTTACATTACGTTATGTTAGGTTacctacaaatataataaaactagctatcgcccgcgacaccttctgcgcggaattaaaaaaaatgataagtagcctatgtgttcttccagactatgttcgatatgtatgccaaatttcatcgaggttcgttgaaccgttctggagataccttctaacaaacatccatccattttaaAGAAGAcccctttcccttcccactctttaaaataggcctccggcacgaacactcatcaaacgaaacgcggaattgcttccactttacTGTTCttgaaagtaatttaaattgttgatGTAACCTTAATAATGAAGGCTTTCAATTGATTTGTTTTCAGTGCATTGTGACGGGCGCGGTTGGTTGTAACATAATCTGTAACATCGGGTTCGTGTTTGGCCTACCCGGTGTCCTCTTGCCCGCATTACAGCAACCGCACTCAGAGATACCACTCACCAAAGTCAGCGCCTCATGGATCGGTaatttgtacatatatttttgtacctaTTGTGAATCTCCACTctagatttacatattaataatataacctagaaaataacaacaaaattacattgttaCTGCCGATCCTGATGTAGATATAGTGTGAAAAATCTACGCCTAGAAAGTACTTAAAAGTTTGTGAAGAAAGAAAGTCAAAGTaagaataatatattaaaaaggtaTATATCTCTTATTGTTATATGTGTTAAAGTCTTGATTATCTTTACATTTGAATTTGCTAATATCATTAGAAGAATTAGATTGGAATGAGGTTATCAGAGAAATTGCAATGATAAAACGTGCCATTTGATAAGGCCTCTTCAACTGAACCGCCGTTTTTCATAAGCagatgatattaataaatgtgtgAATGGAAAGTAagatgattaaattatttgtgtgGAATGGAACGAAACGGAAGTGTAAGCGAGAGGGTGTGTGAGCGTGTCACTTGATTATCGATACATCCCACTACTACAATTTTAGGTGCTCGTCCAGGATATGAACCAGGGACATCTCGCAATCCCGAACGATAAATTGTAGTAGTGGAATGTATCGATAACTTACACGTCGTTTGCTCTTTACATCCTTGGCGCGTTATCCTTTAACTCTGCCCCTCATTCGTCTCGCACACACACTCTCTCGCTTACACTTCCGTTTCATCTTATTTTCCATTCCCACATAaatctatacaaaataaaatgtgtttatgttacatcgagttttttttttttcataacttgCGTAGTTTACGTATTTGGGTCTCTTATAACGAAAATCAAGTCGTTTAAATTTTTCGTCTATCTGTCTATCTGCAAGACCTGCTTTTGTATAATCTCGGAAACAGCTCGCCCAATTATGACGAGAAGATAGCTGAAAAGAtagcggaaaaaaaaatagaaaacggggttaaaatgatcctatgtccgtttcctggttctaagctacctgcccaccaattttcagtcaaatcgattcagccgttcttgagttataaatggtgtaactaacacaactttcttttatatatatagattactaaTATTCAATCAGTAGTAATTggatttagaattttaaaaaaaaatcgttaaacaacctaaaatattgaataaaaaaaattatgccaAGATTTTGACATTGTCGTAACCCTcttcaaaattgtttaatgatACAAACTTTAATTCGAGGATGTAAGAACCCGAGTGTGATAACAGTTGGTATTACTTGATTTCAGCCTCAATTATAAGTATCACGACCCTGCTCGGGAACTTCGTGACTCCCAGCATCATGGAACGGTTCGGGAGGAGAATGGCACACATCTGTGCCAGTATACCGGCTGTCATCAGCTGGTTTGTCCTTGCTATGGCTACTGACGTCTATGTAAGtaggaatatttaatatgaggAACACTTACGCTACCTCACCCTTCTTCCTAACTTCATCATTTATTCACTCATTTGAAACTTAAACTTCTTTAGGCGcgttagaaaataatttaaaaataaaatgcctATAACAAacgaaatgtttattttccaGATGGTGTTATTCGCCAGAGTTCTGCAAGGTCTGTCCGCGGGCGCAATCTTGCCGCTACGTTCAGTCCTCATCGGCGAATACGCGAGTCCTAAATACCGCGGCGGATTTCTCACAACTGTTTCTTTAGCGCAAGGATTTGGAATATTTCTGATACATTTCATTGGTTCTTTATTAAGTTGGCAAAGGATGAGTATCGTTTGTGGTGTTATCGCCTTTTTAAGTCTTGTCATGGCATTTTATTTACCCGAATCCCCGAGTTGGTTGGCAGTTAAAGGAAAATATGAAGAGTGTCAGAAAGCGTTCCGTTGGCTGAGAGGAGacgaagaagaaaaagaattaGAAGAATTAATAGAATCCCAAATAAAGTTAAGGAAGAAGAAAGAACGAGAAGAGAATGGACCGCAAGTTAATTGTATCAAGAAATTAGGCGCAGTTATTAACAGAAGGGAGTTTTATATGCCTTTAATTGTCGTATCACACTGTTCTGTGATGATACAAGCGTGTGGCAATTCAACTTTACCGGCTTTTTCAGTTCAAATTATAAGACTTATGATGGGTCCAACAGCTAACGCTCACGCTTGGATGGTAGCGTTAGATTCATTAAGATTATGTGTGAACATAGCTgcagtttttataataaacaaatttaaaagacgtaCTATATTGTTTTCGACTGGTGGTTTGTGTACTTTAGCACACGTGGCAATTGCAAGTTATATGTACGCTAAAtcgaataatttattatattacgatGCTGAATGGATTCCTGGTTTATTAATAGTGTTACAGTTTTTCTGTATAGGTTTAGGAATGGTTCCGATGCCTACTGTGATATCAGGAGAATTGATACCTTTAGAATTTAGAAGCATAATATCTAGTATAGGTGTTGTTTTTCTAAGTGGAGttatgtttttagttttacaaaCGTTTCCATTGTTAGTTGATAGTATAAATTTGTCAGGTACATATGCGATATATGCCGcggtattaatttatttatttataatgctcTGGTTCATTCTACCGGAGACGAGCGGGAAGACTTTACaagaaatagaaaatgaaCTGCGAGGTGACGTGACACGAATACAGGATATTGAAGCTGCAGTGAGTTTGAAACAAGAAGATGAAAGTGAAAAAGCTAGATCTGGATGAAATGATGACAATGAAAGGTTGCATTTACTTAATGAAGTAATTATAGTTATTCTTAAAGTCGTATTTAAATAGCGATTTCAGTTAAAagttactattttttacaacatagGTCACTAgccattttactttataatattttctatgttcttaCAAGAAATTAGTTATTGAATTACTTGGTATTGTAAACGTAAAGTTcatattattgtaactttaaGACGTTGTTCGCACGGGCGCTTTTTAATCGCACGTTAAAAAAGCGTTCAAATAGAACAAatctatttatatgtatattttacgGCAGCGCTTTTAAAACGCGATACTGTTTTATCGCGTATTTATTGCATTTTGAGCGCTGCTAAACGCACAAGATATTTTAAACGTTCGTCGCTCAAGTTTCATCAATGCCGAGTTTTGTAGCGGCGTTAAAAAAAACGCTCGTGCGAATGAGTGCTAAATTTTGCtacttaacaattttaaatgttagaaaTACGTTTTTCTATTGATTACCGATACTACCTCGTATACATTCAAAAGACTGTGACATTCAtgtatattactaaaaaattttagaaacattttattttttgagaaGCAACTGACGAGAGAACAACAACttttaattagataaatataaataaaatacaacatgTGCTTACGTAACTACTCAAagccttttattttaattctatcttctacaataaaaaaaatcttaaatttaagaaaatattggaGCTTTAAATTGTCATTGTTTAAAGTAGTAcctcaattaaaaataaaatttgcaataaaattatgtgttCAATCACTGAGACAAGTAATTGTGGTTATATTTCAGAGGAAACAAATAGACaaacataacaatatattttttataagaatcttaaatattataacaattttgttttacatttatttcgaTACAAAAAGCCTATTTAAAATCTCCACTTCTTGTGTTTCTCGTGGTCTTCCATGGAACTCATCTTCGATGTCTTGTAGTGTTTTATCCTTGGTCTCAGGTAATATGAACCATGTCACCAACAATCCATATGCCACCATTGACACATATAATCCAAACATACCATGCAAGTTGAAATTTTTCAACATGTGTAGCGCTGTTTTTGTGCTtgcaatataatttagacagaAAAACATTTGGGCCAACATGTTTGACATACCTCGGTATTCAAACGCAAATATTTCCCCAGCGAGGATATTTGGCACACACAAATTGCCTACAGAAAACGTGAAAACGTGAATATGTATAAGAAATACTCCTATCCACTTGTAATCTTTAATCAGCTGATGTGTTTTTGCATACGAATAGATTATTATAGTGATATAAGAGAGTATATTGCTAGAAATCGTTATCAAAAGCATCAACCTTCTTAGGAATTTCCTTATCAACAGAACTGTGCAAAAACTTGATACAGTTCTAAGGATGTCTGTGGAGATTATCATTAAAGATACGTCAATGTCTTGACCGACTAGTCTGTGAAATATATCCGAAGTGTACGCATCGAAAGTGGTCGCTCCAGACCACTCGTTTATAATGTGCaagtgaaaaattataataataggtTTGTAGAATTCTTTTTTCTTCCAAATCACGAAAAAGTTTACAATCTTATGCTGCAAATTGGCAATAAAAGTCTTGGATACTTTTCCTTCGAGTTCCACCATGTGGGTTCTGATCATCTTCTCCAGCTCCTCTTCTTCTTCAGGGTATCGCAGCCAGCGAAATGCGCGTCTACAATCTTCATACTTCCCACATGATGCTAAATAACTAGGTGATTCCGGAGATAATATTGCTACGATTGTATTCACCAGGGCTGTCAAACAGCAGACTAGAGCAGCAGTTTGCCAGGAATAAAACGCACCGACCGTATGATTGCACAGCACCCCTAAAGATATAGCCAGTGACATGGTGGTTAAGAACGCCCCTCTGTACTTCGGGCTGGAATATTCCCCGATCAGGACAGGAACTATGATGGCGGCGAATCCTAAGCAGAATCCCTGAATGAATCTCACCAATAGGATGACAGTTACATTAGTAGTGAGCAGTAAACTGCACCAAGTGGCAGTAAGTATGCCAGAGGTCAGTAGTGTAATAGTTCTGCGGCCGTATCTACCCATCAAAGTTGGTGTCATCATCAAGCCAAAGAAGAAAGATATGCCCGTGATTGAGGCTGGAAACACAATTACTTCCATGTTAATAATCAGTACTAGTCTAATATAAATTCTTGTACCTCAAATAACGTTAACTtcgtatttcaattaaaaataaaataatcgacGAGgatgggattcgaacccacgcGTGCAGAGCACATTGGATTAGCAGTCCAACGCCTTAACCACTCGGCCACCTCGTCATGCTACACTTGTGTAAATTATATCGTGTcgattatcattattattacgtttaaaaatgaatcaaCCTCATGTCTAAATTAATCCATGATGTAATTCAACTAGTTCGTTCGTAGATCACTCATTATAGAGTGAGTCCAAATTGCTCAAGACCTAAGATAGATATCACAAGATGTCTCACCTATCCACGAAGCAGTTTCATCGTCAACATCCTGTGCTGACCTCAGTTGCGGCAGCAGAACGGAGCTGAATGACATTACTTGACTGGTAGACGTCATGCCGAGAGATACGCCGAGTATCGCGAAACACtgtaaacaagtttttttaaagggGAAAGAGCACcatgaaaacaaaagaacaacataactcacgcccgtaacccagagagGTAGGCAAAGATCaaggacctccatttggtgtggTCCTGATATACCTCTCCATACATGCATGTCGATTTTGGGTGCTCTTAATACCGTTCTTCTTGAGTATTCCATCAACCTGGCGGTAAAAGTTCAACTGGGACGACTCCGACAGACACCCACATTCGCGCCATATttaaagtggaagcaattcgcgttttgtctgatgagtttGCGATCCGGAGGTCgtgtaaattttacaaatacactACACAGTAAGGGAACAGGGAGggattatataaatataaatgaaatgaaacctGTCTTGCGAAGGGAGTCGCCAATGACCGTAAATCACTCATGACTGAAGTATGTCGATCACTCTGTGCTTTCGTGTCCATGGAATTCCCTGTGAAAATTTTCGTTCATGTTTAtcgataaacaaaaattatgagcaataaaaataaatatgtaaaaagtataaaattaaattatataataaaagaaataacttaCTCGAAAGATCGGTCTTTAAGACATTTTCAATGTAACTGAttcatttttacttaaaaaaaaacattaatacgtCGGGTTCCAACAActtcaaagtaaaattttttttaggtatCACTTAAAGAATTTTATCACTGTTATGTATAACTTTGAAatgaattaacatttaaaactataaaaaggtttaattaacaaaaagagATTAAGGaatgacgaaaaaaaaattcatgaaCGTGTATTAACCATAACTaaagtataatgaaataaaattaaaaacaaattaatcacTGAAAAGGctaaatgaattatatttacattgtaatacttaccgtgggtttccgagaccaaaatctccgtttaaaacatatctttatgtctgttttatcaaatactagcttttacccgcgactccgtgcgcgcggtataaaaaaaatgcacacaagataaaaaagtttctatgtccgtctcgtagttctaagctacctccccatcaattttcagctaaatcagttcgaccgatcttgtgttataaatagtgtaactaacacgactttcttttatataaatactaacttttacccgcgactccgtccgcgcggaataaaaaatagaaaacggggtaaaaattatcctatgtccttttcctggtcctaagctacctgcccaccaattttcagtcaaatcgattcagccgttcttgagttataaatggtgtaactaacacaactttcttttatatatatacatatagataagatgacaaacgatatgttttatacacagaCTTTGGCTTccgaaacccacggtaagtttATTCCGCCACACAGCATTACACTAGCAAACTTGTAGAATTACATTATacttaaagatataaaagtaatgatCTTTTCAATTACAAAGACATTCCTAcaattctctttgaaaaaaatcgtTCAACAACAATGAAAACCTACGCTATATAAACAACAGTACACTTGTTTCTACATCATCTATGGgcttttgtgttttgtttactCATTTTTCATCTTTACAAAAATAGATATATGTTCGCTGTACAAAAGTGGTAAAAGAACATCAagttatttaaactatatagcaaacaattttgtataattagtGGACCCAaaaagtgtaattaaaaaccttaaagtaAAGATCAATCATCAGTGAGGTattcaaaaaaacttaattagtagcctttgtgttctttcagactatgttctacatccaagtcaaattttgttgatatccattgagccattctggaaataccttctaacaaacatacatcaaacatctaaactttcgcatttataatattagtaagattcttaATACAAATATGTCATATTATTTCAAGATATAGATTTCATCACGATCAGTCTGTTCTTTTTCCTATAGAGGTTCAGCACAGCATTTACTATTGCATttatctctatcagccgtcatatctgaattcgcTCCCTTCTTATCCATTTCTCTTTCacaaaatccatccatcttttcTTTGGTCTTCAACTTTTGTAGACCATCCACATTCATTCTCACtacattgttatttctttacGCTATATCCATTGACAATAATTCTATTGTCTTTCCAGTATCAGATGTACCTCTAAACTCATCTTCGATCTCTTGAAGAGTCTTATCCTTGGTTTCAGGTAAAAGCCACCATGATATTAGCAAACAATAACTAACTACGAATGTATACAAACAATAAGCACCATGCaatccaatatttttaaatagaaatggcACAGTTTTCACAATTATAAAGAAACTTGTCGAATGGAATAAAACACTGATACCACCGGCCATGCTTCTAAATTCCAAAGGGAATAATTCCCCAGctattatataacatataggTAAACTACCTAAACCTACAGTCAGCATATGaaaatgtagtaataaaattcCTATCAGAGGATGATCATACAGAAGCAGATCCTCCTGTTTCAAATACGAGTACAATGCTGTGGCCAACATTGCGATGACAGCAAGAAATCCTGTCACTAATAACATAAATCTTCGCctcattttctttataaaataaacacctataatattagaaattattcTTTGGGAatctaaagttattattactaatGCTAAATCTACATCTTTTCCAATGACCCTGTCTAGTAAATCCACTGTATAAGTTATCAAAATGTTTACACCAGCCCATTGAGATAGTGTATAAATATGAATCATTATAATTATCGGCTTATAAAACTCTTTCcttttaaacaaagattttaaatacactTTCCGATTTTTCAATGTTGTCAATACTGATTTTGTCTCCTTTACTCCAATATTTGTTTCTTCATCTAATCTTACTGTTATCATTCTTTCTAATTCATTTTCTTCACCGTCACCTCGTAGCCATCTGAATACTTTCTTACTTTCATCGTATTTACCCCTATCAGCTAGCCAGCTCGGTGATTCGGGTGATAATAGCACTATTATCAAATCAGctattgttataaatgcgcAGTAGACCGCCGTCGTTTGCCAATGTAAGTAGGACCCTAAGGTGTGTACAATGAGTACACCGACGGAGATCATCACAGATATGATGGTTAAGAAAGCACCTCGGTTCTTCGGACTTGTGTATTCCCCAATCAGTACTGGTCCCAATGTAGTTCCCATTCCCATTGATAGACCTTGAAGTAACCTTGATATAATAAGCATGGGTATGTTAGTGGCTAAGATAATACCTATCCAGCCTAATAACATGGGAATGAGGCTCACCATACTGGCAATTCTTCTGCCGTATTTTCCCATAATCACAGGAATCATGAAATTGCCAACGACTAGAGCAAAACCACTGACGGAAACTGGAAGAAAGAAATTATACTTTAAGATTTTGTTGGTTGCCTTGTTGAtaagattaatataatatatttaccaaTCCAGGAGCCTGAGGAATCGTCAATAGGTATAGTGGAATCTGGTGTTTGAAGCTGTGGAAGCAGGATGGCTGCGAATCCATTACAGATGCCATGCCCGGCCAGGTTCAATGTCACACCCGATGTTACGAAGGACTGAGGCGAAAGAAAGATTTCGTTTTTATAGTACAAGATGGCAAAAGAAGCGAGCGACCACGAGAGCATACATATACTAATTAAAGAACAAGGGTTTTTCACTTTTCTTTACATTCTTTACcctgtcaaatccacttcaccTTACCATCCTTTtcagctttatttttttcttattatgagatattttagaatataatattCTTATCTTTGCGAGCACAGAAGTTATCAAAcagttattacaaatttcacaaatatactgagataataaaattaggtaaTCACAATAGAAATGTTtggtgtatttaaaaaagttttcagtCCAAATAATTACTTAAGCCCGCTACAcaatttcagttttaactgtacaGTTTCAACTGTTCAGttttattgaaagtaaaaatgtaattctttcagttaaaactaaaaaatatatatatttttattatatgtagatgttatagtttaattacttaaatcaCATTGTTTGTGTACGTTATCAACACACTAGAATGAAAACAAAGTTCAAGTATGTTATATCTGCCATTCTGCATTTAACTCAGTTGTTTGAGATGtagatgttaaaaatattttttttataatacaaaactaCTTGACCACGATCCTACCTGATGTTTAGTAGTGCAAGATTGTACGCTCTTTATTAATTGCACACACCAACATCGTACTTAGACGGAAACACTGACCAAAGATTAACTTAAACGCTACCAATGTCTTCTAAggttaaaattatagaaacaaAGATTACCTGCTTTACGAATGGTGTTATCCATTTCGATTTTCTCGacattttcacaaataaaactacaaatttttaacataaaaaatttaaaatatacttcttCAAACATTGAAGATATtcatataaaaccttttttagatttaatttaatttaacaacaataaCGTACGCATTATAAGAATTTtgataatcaaataaatatgtcactaattattattttgttacagcGTGGCGTATcacatgttataaaaaattgttctttATATAAACAGTTATCTGTTAATTGTGTTTAGGTCTGCAagtattaactaatttaaatcaaactaTACGCTATTCTAAATTAATACCAAAACTGTTGATTAagatatgaatattattaaaatgttgacGGACAAATATTCTGTTACTTTAGAATAGTAACAATAAAGCAATCTAATAAAATCTGATTAAATTCTAGTGTCACAATGTTATTTACCATATTCCTACAAAACAGTTTCACcgttttttatgaaattttgtattcatattcagtaggtctgagaattgtctactatttttcatacaccTATTAAGTCGTCGTGGACGAAGTCACAGGCAACTGCTAGTGTTTGATAAATTAAGTGTACCAACACGATAACCTACAACTGACTTAATATCgcgtttttttactttcaattaTGTGTTACATGTACCTTTAGTTacgacataatattttaatgtttcagaaactactatttaataatcattttcatTCCAGACTTTTTAGGTTATCtccagttgttttttttatgatatctGAATAAAGATTTCCAAAGTCCTTCTAAGAAAATCTATtggtataaaataagatagaGAAGATTTTAGATCGTAGTCGGAATGAGCTTTATAAGAATATGCCATCTGAAtaggaaatttttaaatgttctagtatataaaaacatttttttaccttaatttttgttgtttgcAATGAATCTTCTATTTGCTATTTTGCTAttcaaaaaagtaaataagataaatgcCGGTGAAAATGATTCCTGATATTTTAACAGAATGCCGGATGTTTTGATttctttgtttacaaattgtCTTTGAttcctataaaaatattgatccATTAATAATGATATATCGGAAGGAAAGTAAATTTTCCCGCAAAACGTAACTACAAATAATCTGCCAACAACTTATTCTTTCGAATGCctaatcttacaaatattataaatgcgaatgtttagatagatggatatttgtttgaaggtatctccggaacgacacGACggatcttattgaaatttgacaccgatgtggaacatagtctggaaggacaactaggctacttattaagttttttaattccacgaggacggagtcacaggcgacagctattatttaaataattttgtttgagtTTATTCTAATTAGATACATAAGCAGACAATACGCAGATGAGGGGAGTAGGGAACGACTCGTACCATATGTGACCAGTGCATTGATAACTCTGTCGAATTTATTAgctttatttaactaattattaaaaaatcagaatGATTCATCGTGAAATTCCTCTATCAAAAAACACTTGCATTAAAGACagatagaaagaaaaaacatttattaccacACAAAGAATACAAAACGCACAAGGAACAAACTAAACGTCACGTCATTTAAACGTCTCTGTTCAATACAAAGAAAACGAGAGAATAAAGTTATTACTCAATGAAAACTTATAGTAATAAGATGTCTAAAACTTATGCATTTGTAGTACTTAGTACATATTCTAATACTATACTAAATCAACCAATTAAATGCG is a window from the Papilio machaon chromosome 23, ilPapMach1.1, whole genome shotgun sequence genome containing:
- the LOC106707749 gene encoding facilitated trehalose transporter Tret1; the protein is MAKTKLTPFVKQCIVTGAVGCNIICNIGFVFGLPGVLLPALQQPHSEIPLTKVSASWIASIISITTLLGNFVTPSIMERFGRRMAHICASIPAVISWFVLAMATDVYMVLFARVLQGLSAGAILPLRSVLIGEYASPKYRGGFLTTVSLAQGFGIFLIHFIGSLLSWQRMSIVCGVIAFLSLVMAFYLPESPSWLAVKGKYEECQKAFRWLRGDEEEKELEELIESQIKLRKKKEREENGPQVNCIKKLGAVINRREFYMPLIVVSHCSVMIQACGNSTLPAFSVQIIRLMMGPTANAHAWMVALDSLRLCVNIAAVFIINKFKRRTILFSTGGLCTLAHVAIASYMYAKSNNLLYYDAEWIPGLLIVLQFFCIGLGMVPMPTVISGELIPLEFRSIISSIGVVFLSGVMFLVLQTFPLLVDSINLSGTYAIYAAVLIYLFIMLWFILPETSGKTLQEIENELRGDVTRIQDIEAAVSLKQEDESEKARSG
- the LOC106707745 gene encoding facilitated trehalose transporter Tret1-like — its product is MEYSRRTVLRAPKIDMHVWRGISGPHQMEVLDLCLPLWVTGVSYVVLLFSWCSFPFKKTCLQCFAILGVSLGMTSTSQVMSFSSVLLPQLRSAQDVDDETASWIASITGISFFFGLMMTPTLMGRYGRRTITLLTSGILTATWCSLLLTTNVTVILLVRFIQGFCLGFAAIIVPVLIGEYSSPKYRGAFLTTMSLAISLGVLCNHTVGAFYSWQTAALVCCLTALVNTIVAILSPESPSYLASCGKYEDCRRAFRWLRYPEEEEELEKMIRTHMVELEGKVSKTFIANLQHKIVNFFVIWKKKEFYKPIIIIFHLHIINEWSGATTFDAYTSDIFHRLVGQDIDVSLMIISTDILRTVSSFCTVLLIRKFLRRLMLLITISSNILSYITIIIYSYAKTHQLIKDYKWIGVFLIHIHVFTFSVGNLCVPNILAGEIFAFEYRGMSNMLAQMFFCLNYIASTKTALHMLKNFNLHGMFGLYVSMVAYGLLVTWFILPETKDKTLQDIEDEFHGRPRETQEVEILNRLFVSK
- the LOC106707747 gene encoding facilitated trehalose transporter Tret1-like; translated protein: MSRKSKWITPFVKQSFVTSGVTLNLAGHGICNGFAAILLPQLQTPDSTIPIDDSSGSWIVSVSGFALVVGNFMIPVIMGKYGRRIASMVSLIPMLLGWIGIILATNIPMLIISRLLQGLSMGMGTTLGPVLIGEYTSPKNRGAFLTIISVMISVGVLIVHTLGSYLHWQTTAVYCAFITIADLIIVLLSPESPSWLADRGKYDESKKVFRWLRGDGEENELERMITVRLDEETNIGVKETKSVLTTLKNRKVYLKSLFKRKEFYKPIIIMIHIYTLSQWAGVNILITYTVDLLDRVIGKDVDLALVIITLDSQRIISNIIGVYFIKKMRRRFMLLVTGFLAVIAMLATALYSYLKQEDLLLYDHPLIGILLLHFHMLTVGLGSLPICYIIAGELFPLEFRSMAGGISVLFHSTSFFIIVKTVPFLFKNIGLHGAYCLYTFVVSYCLLISWWLLPETKDKTLQEIEDEFRGTSDTGKTIELLSMDIA